Proteins encoded by one window of uncultured Celeribacter sp.:
- the uvrA gene encoding excinuclease ABC subunit UvrA has product MAELKSIEVRGAREHNLKSVDVDIPRDELVVITGLSGSGKSSLAFDTIYAEGQRRYVESLSAYARQFLDMMGKPDVDHISGLSPAISIEQKTTSKNPRSTVGTVTEIYDYLRLLFARAGTPYSPATGEPIEAQQVQDMVDITMRMEEGTRGYLLAPIVRDRKGEYRKEFLELRKQGFQRVKVDGEFYDLDEPPTLDKKFRHNIDVVVDRIVVREGLETRLADSLRTALDLADGIAILETAPKEGDPERITFSENFACPVSGFTIPEIEPRLFSFNAPFGACPHCDGLGVELFFDERLVVPDAALKVADGAIAPWRKGKTPYFLQTIEALAKHYGFKPSTPWKNLPAKVQKMFLYGSGEEEIKFRYDDGGRVYEIERSFEGVIPNMERRYRETDSNWVREEFERYQNNRPCGHCGGYRLREEALAVKIDQHHVGQVVEKSIKEAFQWIDGVMETLSPQKQEIARAIVKEIRERLGFLNNVGLEYLTMSRNAGTLSGGESQRIRLASQIGSGLQGVLYVLDEPSIGLHQRDNDRLIGTLKNLRDQGNTVIVVEHDEDMIREADYVFDMGPGAGVHGGSVVAKGTPSEIESDAASLTGQYLSGTREIAVPTERRKGNGKKLTVVKATGNNLKEVTADFPLGKFVCVSGVSGGGKSTLTLETLYKTAATRLNGARETPAPCETIKGFEHLDKVIDIDQRPIGRTPRSNPATYTGAFTPIRDWFAGLPESKARGYKPGRFSFNVKGGRCEACQGDGVIKIEMHFLPDVYVECETCKGKRYNRETLEIQFKGKSIADVLDMTVEDAQEFFKAVPSIREKMDALMRVGLGYIKVGQQATTLSGGEAQRVKLSKELAKRSTGRTLYILDEPTTGLHFEDVKKLLDVLHELVDQGNSMIVIEHNLDVIKTADHIIDIGPEGGDGGGQIVATGTPEEVAEVAASHTGRYLKPMLEKAASRRAAE; this is encoded by the coding sequence ATGGCCGAGTTGAAATCGATCGAAGTGCGCGGTGCGCGCGAACACAATCTCAAAAGCGTGGATGTGGACATCCCGCGCGACGAGTTGGTGGTGATCACCGGGCTGTCCGGGTCGGGCAAATCCTCGCTGGCGTTTGATACGATTTATGCCGAGGGGCAGCGGCGCTATGTCGAAAGCCTGTCGGCCTATGCGCGGCAGTTTCTCGATATGATGGGCAAGCCGGATGTGGATCATATCTCCGGCCTTTCCCCCGCAATTTCCATCGAGCAAAAGACCACGTCGAAGAACCCACGCTCGACCGTCGGCACGGTGACGGAGATTTACGACTACCTGCGTCTGCTGTTCGCGCGTGCGGGCACGCCCTATAGCCCCGCGACCGGCGAGCCGATCGAAGCACAGCAGGTGCAGGACATGGTGGACATCACCATGCGGATGGAGGAGGGCACGCGGGGATACCTCTTGGCGCCCATTGTGCGTGACCGAAAAGGCGAATATCGCAAGGAATTTCTGGAACTTAGGAAGCAGGGCTTTCAGCGCGTGAAGGTGGACGGGGAGTTTTACGACCTCGACGAGCCGCCCACATTGGACAAGAAATTCCGCCACAACATCGACGTGGTGGTGGACCGGATCGTGGTGCGGGAGGGCTTGGAGACGCGTCTGGCGGACAGCCTGCGCACCGCTTTGGATCTGGCCGACGGGATCGCCATTCTGGAAACCGCACCGAAAGAGGGCGATCCGGAGCGCATCACGTTTTCGGAAAATTTCGCCTGTCCGGTCTCGGGCTTCACCATCCCTGAAATCGAGCCGCGGCTGTTTTCCTTCAACGCGCCCTTCGGGGCCTGTCCGCATTGCGATGGCTTGGGCGTGGAGCTGTTCTTTGACGAACGCCTCGTGGTGCCGGATGCGGCGTTGAAAGTGGCCGACGGGGCGATTGCGCCCTGGCGTAAAGGCAAGACACCCTATTTCCTGCAAACCATTGAGGCGCTTGCGAAACATTACGGTTTCAAACCCTCGACGCCGTGGAAAAACCTGCCCGCCAAGGTGCAGAAGATGTTCCTCTACGGCTCCGGCGAGGAGGAGATCAAATTCCGCTATGACGACGGCGGCCGGGTCTATGAAATCGAGCGCAGTTTTGAGGGTGTCATCCCCAACATGGAGCGGCGCTATCGCGAGACAGACAGCAATTGGGTGCGCGAAGAATTCGAGCGCTACCAGAACAACCGGCCCTGTGGCCATTGCGGCGGCTATCGCCTGCGCGAGGAGGCACTGGCGGTCAAGATCGACCAGCATCACGTCGGGCAGGTGGTGGAGAAATCCATCAAGGAGGCGTTTCAGTGGATCGACGGGGTGATGGAGACGCTCAGCCCACAGAAACAGGAAATCGCGCGGGCCATCGTCAAGGAAATCCGCGAGCGCTTGGGCTTTCTCAACAACGTCGGTCTTGAATACCTGACCATGTCGCGCAACGCGGGCACGCTGTCGGGCGGCGAGAGCCAGCGCATTCGTCTGGCCTCCCAGATCGGCTCGGGCCTTCAGGGCGTTTTGTACGTCTTGGACGAGCCCTCGATTGGCTTGCACCAGCGCGACAACGATCGGTTGATCGGCACGCTCAAGAACCTGCGCGATCAGGGCAACACGGTGATCGTCGTCGAACATGACGAGGACATGATCCGCGAGGCGGATTACGTTTTTGACATGGGGCCGGGGGCCGGTGTGCATGGTGGCTCTGTCGTGGCGAAGGGCACGCCGAGCGAGATCGAAAGCGACGCCGCCTCGCTTACCGGGCAGTATCTGTCGGGCACGCGCGAGATCGCCGTGCCGACCGAGCGCCGCAAGGGCAATGGCAAGAAACTCACCGTCGTGAAAGCCACCGGCAACAACCTCAAGGAGGTTACCGCCGACTTCCCGCTGGGCAAATTCGTCTGCGTTTCCGGCGTGTCGGGCGGGGGCAAATCGACGCTCACCCTCGAGACGCTCTACAAGACCGCCGCGACGCGTCTGAACGGCGCGCGGGAGACGCCAGCGCCTTGTGAAACCATCAAGGGCTTCGAGCATCTCGACAAGGTGATCGACATCGACCAGCGCCCCATCGGCCGCACCCCGCGGTCGAACCCGGCGACCTACACCGGGGCCTTCACCCCGATCCGCGACTGGTTCGCCGGCCTGCCGGAATCGAAAGCGCGCGGCTATAAACCGGGCCGGTTCTCTTTTAACGTCAAAGGCGGGCGTTGCGAGGCCTGTCAGGGCGATGGCGTCATCAAGATCGAGATGCACTTCCTGCCCGATGTTTACGTCGAATGCGAGACCTGCAAGGGCAAGCGCTACAACCGCGAAACACTGGAAATTCAGTTTAAAGGCAAAAGCATAGCCGACGTTCTTGACATGACGGTCGAGGATGCGCAGGAGTTTTTCAAGGCCGTGCCCTCGATCCGTGAAAAGATGGATGCGCTGATGCGGGTGGGCCTTGGCTACATCAAGGTGGGCCAGCAAGCGACGACGCTCTCGGGCGGTGAGGCGCAGCGGGTGAAGCTGTCGAAAGAGCTGGCGAAACGCTCCACCGGGCGGACGCTTTATATCCTCGACGAGCCGACCACGGGGCTGCATTTTGAGGATGTGAAGAAGCTTTTGGACGTGCTGCACGAGTTGGTCGATCAGGGCAATTCGATGATCGTGATCGAGCACAATCTCGACGTGATCAAAACCGCCGACCATATCATCGACATCGGTCCCGAGGGCGGGGACGGAGGCGGTCAGATCGTGGCCACCGGCACGCCCGAAGAGGTGGCCGAGGTCGCGGCGTCCCACACCGGACGCTACCTCAAGCCGATGCTTGAGAAAGCGGCCAGCCGGAGGGCGGCAGAATGA
- a CDS encoding NUDIX hydrolase, with translation MTAPTTGTPKLAVLAVCERDGKFLMVQRGKAPALGTWGFPGGHVEFGEALTEAAVRELCEETGVVAEAGEVIDHVELIEPEDASGAYHFLLMAVRCAYVSGEAVAADDAADVDWMSLDDLLTTTRDLSQDVTRVAQNALKARAVATL, from the coding sequence ATGACCGCACCGACGACAGGGACGCCAAAACTCGCGGTGCTCGCGGTCTGCGAACGCGACGGAAAATTCCTCATGGTCCAACGCGGCAAAGCGCCGGCGCTTGGCACCTGGGGCTTTCCCGGCGGGCATGTGGAATTTGGCGAGGCTCTGACAGAGGCGGCGGTGCGGGAACTTTGTGAAGAGACCGGCGTGGTGGCCGAGGCGGGTGAGGTGATCGACCATGTCGAATTGATCGAACCCGAAGACGCCTCCGGCGCCTATCACTTTCTGCTCATGGCGGTGCGCTGTGCGTATGTGTCTGGCGAAGCGGTCGCTGCCGACGATGCGGCGGATGTGGATTGGATGAGCTTGGACGATCTTTTGACCACCACGCGGGATCTGTCGCAGGACGTGACCCGTGTGGCGCAAAATGCGCTCAAGGCGCGGGCCGTCGCCACGCTTTGA
- the serS gene encoding serine--tRNA ligase — protein MHDIKAIRENPEAFDAAMSRRGLSGVSSEVLALDADRRAKIAAAEEAKAEQNKASKEVGAAKAKGDEAEFERLRALVAEKKAEIARLNDEAKAEDERLRDILMGLPNIMAADVPDGADEDDNVEIHRWGTPATLDFAPKEHYEIDGVKAGMDFETAAKLSGARFVLLSGAVARIHRALAQFMIDTHVDNHGLTETMTPVLVREEMLYGTGQLPKFGEDSYKTTNGWWLIPTAEVTLTNIVNNVTVDEDDLPRRYVADTQCFRSEAGSAGRDTSGMLRQHQFEKVEMVSITRPDESEAEHIRMTTQAQNILEALGLPYRTVKLCSGDIGFGALRTHDIEVWLPGQDKYREISSVSTCGDFQARRMNARFKPKDGGKPEFVHTLNGSGLAVGRTLIAVLENGQNADGSVTLPEALSPYLRGKLTLTAEGQLI, from the coding sequence ATGCATGACATCAAGGCCATTCGCGAAAACCCCGAAGCTTTCGACGCCGCCATGAGCCGCAGAGGGTTGTCTGGGGTGTCTTCCGAAGTCCTCGCGCTCGACGCGGACCGCCGGGCCAAAATCGCCGCCGCGGAAGAGGCCAAGGCCGAACAGAACAAAGCCTCCAAAGAGGTCGGTGCCGCCAAGGCGAAAGGCGACGAGGCCGAATTCGAACGCCTCCGCGCGCTTGTGGCCGAGAAAAAGGCAGAGATCGCGCGTTTGAATGACGAAGCCAAGGCCGAGGACGAGCGCCTGCGCGACATCCTCATGGGCCTGCCCAACATCATGGCCGCCGACGTGCCGGATGGCGCCGACGAGGACGACAACGTCGAAATTCACCGCTGGGGCACGCCTGCGACCCTCGATTTCGCGCCGAAAGAGCATTACGAAATCGACGGCGTCAAAGCCGGGATGGATTTCGAGACGGCGGCGAAACTCTCCGGCGCGCGCTTTGTCCTGCTCTCCGGCGCCGTGGCGCGCATTCACCGCGCGCTGGCGCAGTTCATGATCGACACCCATGTCGACAACCATGGCCTGACCGAAACCATGACCCCCGTTCTGGTGCGTGAAGAGATGCTTTACGGCACAGGGCAATTGCCGAAATTCGGCGAGGACAGCTATAAAACCACCAACGGCTGGTGGCTCATTCCGACCGCCGAGGTGACGCTGACCAATATCGTGAACAACGTGACCGTGGACGAAGATGACCTGCCGCGCCGCTATGTCGCCGACACGCAATGTTTCCGCTCGGAGGCCGGGTCCGCAGGCCGCGACACCTCCGGCATGCTGCGTCAGCACCAGTTCGAGAAAGTCGAGATGGTCTCCATCACCCGCCCGGATGAGTCTGAGGCGGAACATATCCGCATGACCACCCAGGCGCAGAACATTCTTGAGGCCCTCGGCCTGCCCTACCGCACCGTCAAACTCTGCTCCGGCGACATCGGCTTTGGCGCCCTGCGCACCCATGACATCGAGGTCTGGCTGCCAGGTCAGGACAAATACCGCGAAATCTCCTCGGTCTCGACCTGTGGCGATTTCCAGGCGCGCCGCATGAACGCGCGGTTCAAACCCAAAGACGGCGGCAAACCGGAGTTTGTCCACACGCTCAATGGCTCGGGCCTCGCGGTCGGGCGCACACTCATCGCCGTGCTGGAAAACGGCCAGAACGCCGACGGCTCCGTCACCCTGCCCGAGGCGCTCTCGCCATACCTGCGCGGCAAGCTGACGCTGACAGCCGAAGGCCAACTCATCTAA
- a CDS encoding pentapeptide repeat-containing protein — MTDFATRLNEMLSQPVLPWTILGVIVVGVLLGQVQKHVPDDPIERMKRLFGVPNIPHGLALFIAVLWGALLLVLFVGLVTLLYEIVWGMAAPVSREGEGDFRFLLAKITALTAVLGALVALPFTALRLKLTTEQNRHNQDVLYNEKLHNALDDLHARRQLSDGQWEDDIIRRNGAIDRLEALVQERPEMAPRISRMLCVYAREISREYPADPPPENKPLSELKIWIKSLSVKRSDIANAVRVVGTMRTIKGVNSFDLFNDLERVNLQGAELSGLDFSGDLLNDSGLDGADLTLTIMENTILARATMNGSIIEDADFCRAKLNKVQLSGAECSSANFTNADLTGVNFTGANLTTVRLWAFEFDSETCFERTSPFGSSLRAVDLTRFTKLPFSLDFVFGDSSVELPSSVEAHEVSHWSNRKLNDVNFENEWSQFYQTHSPQLRDAKP; from the coding sequence ATGACTGACTTTGCGACGCGATTGAATGAGATGCTGTCACAACCTGTTTTGCCTTGGACGATCTTAGGCGTGATTGTTGTGGGCGTCCTGCTCGGACAGGTCCAGAAACATGTGCCCGACGATCCGATTGAGCGGATGAAGCGCCTCTTCGGCGTGCCAAACATCCCGCATGGGCTTGCATTGTTCATCGCCGTGCTCTGGGGCGCTTTGCTTTTGGTGCTTTTCGTGGGTCTCGTGACTTTGCTCTATGAGATTGTCTGGGGCATGGCCGCACCTGTGAGCCGCGAGGGGGAAGGCGATTTTCGATTCCTTCTGGCGAAGATCACGGCCCTGACCGCAGTGCTTGGGGCGCTGGTGGCCCTGCCGTTCACGGCGCTACGGTTGAAACTGACGACAGAGCAGAACCGGCACAATCAGGATGTGCTCTACAATGAAAAGCTGCACAACGCGCTGGATGACCTCCACGCCCGTCGGCAATTGTCGGATGGACAGTGGGAGGATGATATTATCCGGCGGAATGGGGCGATTGATCGGCTGGAGGCTTTGGTGCAAGAACGTCCGGAAATGGCACCTCGTATTTCTCGAATGCTATGTGTTTACGCCAGAGAGATTTCACGCGAATACCCAGCAGACCCTCCACCCGAAAACAAGCCACTTAGTGAACTGAAAATATGGATAAAATCTCTTTCAGTAAAACGTTCAGATATAGCGAATGCTGTACGTGTTGTTGGAACAATGCGCACAATCAAAGGAGTGAACTCGTTTGATCTATTCAACGACCTGGAAAGGGTGAACCTTCAAGGTGCAGAACTTAGTGGACTGGACTTTAGTGGAGACCTTTTAAATGACAGTGGACTGGATGGAGCAGATTTAACGCTCACAATCATGGAAAATACTATTCTCGCTCGCGCAACAATGAATGGTAGCATCATAGAAGATGCAGATTTTTGTAGAGCCAAACTAAATAAAGTGCAGCTATCTGGCGCAGAATGCTCAAGTGCGAATTTTACAAACGCAGACCTAACTGGAGTGAACTTCACTGGAGCGAACCTTACTACAGTGCGGCTTTGGGCCTTCGAATTTGACTCAGAAACCTGCTTTGAGCGCACCTCGCCGTTTGGTTCGTCTTTGCGCGCAGTCGATCTAACACGTTTCACTAAACTCCCATTCAGTTTAGATTTCGTTTTTGGCGATTCCTCAGTTGAGCTTCCCTCGTCTGTCGAAGCACACGAAGTTAGTCATTGGTCCAACAGAAAATTGAACGATGTAAACTTTGAAAATGAATGGTCCCAATTCTACCAAACCCACTCCCCACAACTCCGCGACGCCAAACCCTAA
- a CDS encoding VOC family protein: MPAKAIHSCIRVLDEARSVAFYEAAFGLTIAEKLDFPDFALIYMSNPLSEFELELTVNKGTSEPYDLGNGYGHFAVSVEDLDAEHARMDEAGLNPGKIVDFAPAGTRVAKFFFITDPDGYKIEVIQRGGRFL, translated from the coding sequence ATGCCAGCCAAAGCCATTCACTCCTGTATCCGCGTCCTCGATGAAGCGCGGTCTGTTGCGTTTTATGAGGCGGCGTTTGGGCTGACCATCGCGGAAAAGCTCGACTTCCCGGACTTCGCGCTGATCTACATGTCGAACCCGCTTTCCGAGTTCGAGTTGGAGTTGACCGTCAACAAGGGCACCTCAGAGCCTTACGATCTCGGCAATGGCTACGGTCATTTCGCGGTGTCGGTCGAGGACCTTGATGCCGAGCACGCACGCATGGATGAGGCTGGTCTCAATCCCGGCAAGATCGTCGATTTCGCGCCTGCGGGCACCCGTGTGGCGAAGTTCTTTTTCATCACCGATCCGGACGGCTACAAGATCGAAGTGATCCAGCGCGGCGGGCGGTTTTTGTAA
- the yajC gene encoding preprotein translocase subunit YajC: protein MFVTPAYAQAAGGAAANPIMQFAPLILIFAIMYFLMIRPQQKKMKQHKAMIEAVRRGDEVVTAGGIMGKVAKVREDGFVEVEIAEGVKVKVQKATLANVVSKTEPAAEK from the coding sequence ATGTTCGTGACCCCCGCTTATGCGCAGGCCGCAGGTGGCGCCGCCGCCAACCCGATCATGCAATTCGCGCCGCTGATCCTGATCTTCGCGATCATGTATTTCCTCATGATCCGCCCGCAGCAAAAGAAGATGAAACAGCACAAGGCGATGATCGAAGCCGTGCGTCGCGGTGACGAGGTCGTGACCGCTGGCGGCATCATGGGCAAGGTTGCCAAGGTGCGCGAAGACGGCTTTGTCGAGGTCGAGATCGCCGAGGGTGTTAAGGTCAAGGTCCAGAAGGCGACGCTCGCAAACGTGGTGTCGAAAACCGAACCTGCCGCGGAAAAGTAA
- the secD gene encoding protein translocase subunit SecD, whose protein sequence is MLQMPLWKRIVIWGLVALGLLAALPNAFYPRVESHNDAIVAIEKAGETPERAAARDAWPSFLPSNLVNLGLDLRGGAHLLGEVEVSEVYAARMDAYWPEVRDALRDERDVVGTIRRLDAPAGQLRVRISEPAGMETALSAVRALGTAVVSLTAAGERDITVSATNDVITVQLSEAEKAATDDRTMQQTLEIIRRRVDEVGTREPTIQRQGEDRVLIQVPGIGSAAELKSLIGTTAKLTFNPVVGRTTNPDEAPGARNFIAPSINEPGVYYILEQTAVVSGDELTDSQPAFDQNGRPSVTFRFNPTGARKFGDYTAANVGALFAIVLDNEVISAPRIQDAIRGGSGQITGSFTVEESTELSVLLRAGALPAKINFLEERTIGPELGADSIEAGRIATMVAFAAVLIFMGLAYGLFGMFANIALVINVGLLFGLLSSIGATLTLPGIAGIVLTVGMAVDANVLIFERIREELKNSKSTGRAIELGYEKALSAIIDANITTFITAAILFVMGSGPVKGFAVTLVFGLVTSVFTAIFVTRAMVVAWYGRKNRKGWTLKGVHLVPAETAVDFFKRAKVTFGFSAVLVAMAVAAFLSIGLNFGIDFKGGTTIRTQSESAVDVADYRSAMADLGLGDISITEVFDPNFDENQHVAMVRIQAQDDVEAITPETIQKVEEALQTVDPSITFPSVESVGPKVSGELIWTAVEAVAAAIAAVLFYIWLRFEWQFAVGAVVALVHDVAITIGVFALFGIQFDLTIIAALLTIVGYSLNDTVVVFDRVRENLRRYKKMDLAGVLNMSINETLSRTVMTSGTTLIALIALLVLGGDVIRGFVFAMTLGVVVGTWSSVFVASNILLWLGVKRDWDKKEPAKGIQADGSAV, encoded by the coding sequence ATGTTGCAAATGCCTCTCTGGAAACGGATCGTGATTTGGGGCCTCGTGGCCCTTGGCCTTCTGGCCGCGCTTCCCAATGCTTTCTACCCCCGTGTCGAAAGCCACAACGATGCGATTGTCGCCATCGAGAAAGCCGGAGAGACGCCCGAACGCGCCGCAGCCCGAGACGCCTGGCCGTCTTTCCTGCCCTCAAATCTGGTAAACCTGGGCCTCGATCTGCGCGGTGGCGCGCATCTTTTGGGCGAGGTCGAAGTGTCCGAGGTCTATGCCGCGCGCATGGATGCCTATTGGCCGGAGGTGCGTGACGCGCTGCGTGACGAACGCGATGTGGTCGGCACGATCCGCCGTCTCGACGCCCCCGCGGGCCAGCTTCGCGTGCGAATTTCCGAACCTGCGGGCATGGAAACCGCGCTCTCTGCCGTGCGTGCCTTGGGCACCGCCGTCGTGTCCCTGACCGCAGCGGGTGAACGCGACATCACCGTCTCCGCCACCAATGACGTGATCACCGTGCAGCTCTCGGAGGCCGAAAAAGCCGCCACCGATGACCGCACCATGCAACAAACTCTTGAAATCATTCGTCGCCGGGTCGACGAGGTCGGCACCCGCGAACCGACGATCCAGCGCCAGGGCGAGGATCGGGTTCTCATACAGGTGCCGGGCATCGGCTCCGCCGCCGAGTTGAAATCGCTGATCGGCACCACCGCGAAGCTGACGTTCAACCCGGTCGTGGGCCGCACCACGAACCCGGACGAAGCCCCCGGCGCACGCAATTTCATCGCGCCTTCGATCAACGAGCCGGGCGTCTATTATATCCTCGAACAAACCGCCGTGGTCTCGGGCGATGAGCTGACTGACAGCCAACCGGCCTTTGACCAGAACGGGCGGCCTTCGGTGACCTTCCGGTTCAACCCGACCGGCGCGCGCAAATTCGGCGATTATACCGCCGCCAATGTCGGTGCGTTGTTTGCCATCGTCTTGGACAATGAAGTGATCTCCGCGCCGCGCATTCAGGACGCGATCCGGGGCGGCTCCGGCCAGATCACCGGTTCTTTCACGGTTGAGGAATCGACCGAATTGTCGGTGCTTCTGCGTGCAGGGGCACTGCCCGCCAAGATCAATTTCCTCGAAGAACGCACCATCGGGCCTGAGTTGGGCGCCGACAGTATCGAAGCGGGCCGGATCGCCACTATGGTGGCCTTTGCCGCCGTGCTGATCTTCATGGGGCTGGCCTACGGTCTCTTCGGCATGTTCGCCAATATCGCGCTCGTGATCAACGTCGGACTTCTGTTCGGGCTGTTGTCCTCCATCGGGGCGACGCTGACCCTGCCGGGGATCGCCGGGATCGTGCTCACCGTCGGGATGGCGGTGGACGCCAACGTTCTGATTTTCGAGCGCATCCGCGAAGAGTTGAAAAACTCCAAATCGACGGGCCGTGCCATCGAGCTTGGCTATGAAAAGGCGCTGTCGGCCATCATCGACGCCAACATCACCACCTTCATCACCGCTGCGATCCTCTTTGTCATGGGCTCGGGTCCAGTCAAAGGCTTTGCCGTGACGCTTGTCTTCGGGCTTGTGACCTCTGTTTTCACCGCGATTTTCGTGACCCGCGCCATGGTTGTCGCCTGGTACGGTCGCAAGAACCGCAAGGGCTGGACGCTCAAGGGCGTGCATCTTGTGCCAGCTGAAACGGCGGTGGATTTCTTCAAACGCGCCAAAGTGACCTTCGGCTTCTCCGCCGTTCTGGTGGCCATGGCCGTGGCGGCATTTCTCTCCATTGGTCTCAATTTCGGCATTGATTTCAAAGGCGGCACAACCATTCGGACGCAATCCGAAAGCGCCGTCGATGTGGCTGACTACCGTTCGGCCATGGCCGATTTGGGGCTTGGCGATATTTCGATCACCGAGGTCTTCGATCCGAATTTCGATGAAAACCAACACGTCGCCATGGTCCGCATTCAGGCCCAGGACGATGTCGAAGCGATTACGCCGGAGACCATCCAAAAGGTAGAAGAGGCGCTTCAGACCGTCGATCCCTCGATCACTTTCCCTTCCGTCGAATCCGTCGGGCCGAAGGTCTCGGGCGAGCTGATCTGGACCGCCGTCGAGGCCGTGGCCGCCGCCATCGCCGCCGTGTTGTTCTACATCTGGCTGCGGTTCGAATGGCAATTCGCGGTGGGCGCCGTGGTGGCGCTGGTGCATGACGTGGCGATCACCATCGGGGTGTTTGCGCTCTTCGGCATCCAATTCGATCTCACGATCATCGCGGCGTTGCTGACCATTGTCGGCTATTCGCTCAACGACACCGTGGTCGTGTTCGACCGGGTGCGTGAGAACCTGCGGCGCTACAAGAAAATGGACCTCGCGGGCGTGTTGAACATGTCGATCAACGAGACCCTGTCGCGGACGGTGATGACCTCCGGCACCACTTTGATCGCCTTGATCGCATTGTTGGTGCTGGGCGGCGACGTGATCCGGGGCTTTGTCTTCGCGATGACCCTGGGCGTCGTGGTCGGGACCTGGTCGTCGGTCTTTGTCGCCTCCAACATTCTGTTGTGGCTGGGCGTCAAGCGGGATTGGGACAAGAAAGAGCCCGCCAAAGGCATCCAGGCCGACGGCAGCGCGGTTTGA
- a CDS encoding Mth938-like domain-containing protein, whose product MQFNEMPFEDAVPVDGYGPNMFRIAGKVYQGAMLVCGNMVVPWGGYADTASLIELRGRIDFIVIGTGPEMTHLPQNFREALDAAEIGLEPMATPTAARTYNVLASEGRRVAVALLPV is encoded by the coding sequence ATGCAATTCAATGAAATGCCATTCGAGGATGCCGTGCCGGTCGATGGCTATGGCCCAAACATGTTTCGCATCGCCGGCAAGGTCTATCAGGGCGCGATGCTGGTCTGTGGCAATATGGTGGTGCCTTGGGGCGGCTATGCCGACACGGCCTCTCTGATTGAGTTGCGCGGGCGGATCGATTTCATCGTGATCGGCACGGGACCGGAGATGACGCATCTGCCGCAAAATTTCCGCGAGGCGCTGGACGCGGCCGAGATCGGCTTGGAGCCGATGGCGACTCCCACCGCGGCGCGCACCTATAATGTGCTGGCCTCGGAAGGTCGGCGTGTTGCGGTGGCACTGCTGCCCGTTTGA
- the ccmA gene encoding heme ABC exporter ATP-binding protein CcmA — MSLISIKDLTVSRGGMPVLEGLSFAVSAGEVLVLRGPNGSGKTTLLRTLAGLQPPYAGEVIFEPESVAYAAHADGLKATLSVAENLGFWAGVYGGHDIEPAILHFNLDALRDRPAGNLSAGQKRRLGLARLMVTGRPIWVLDEPTVSLDAASVALFASAVKAHVAAGGAAVIATHIDLGFEETVFDVTPFKARMDVVRDDFDEAFL; from the coding sequence ATGAGTTTGATTTCCATAAAAGATCTGACCGTCTCGCGAGGCGGCATGCCGGTGCTCGAAGGGCTGAGCTTTGCTGTCTCGGCGGGCGAGGTGTTGGTGCTGCGTGGCCCCAATGGGTCTGGAAAGACGACGCTTTTGCGCACGCTCGCGGGGTTGCAGCCGCCCTATGCGGGGGAAGTCATCTTTGAGCCCGAAAGCGTCGCCTATGCCGCCCATGCGGATGGGTTAAAAGCGACCCTGAGTGTGGCGGAGAACCTTGGCTTTTGGGCCGGGGTCTACGGCGGTCATGACATTGAGCCTGCGATCCTGCATTTCAATCTCGATGCTCTGCGCGACCGTCCGGCGGGCAATCTTTCAGCGGGGCAAAAGCGGCGCTTGGGCTTGGCGCGGCTCATGGTGACCGGGCGCCCGATCTGGGTGTTGGACGAGCCGACGGTGTCTTTGGACGCGGCCTCCGTGGCGCTCTTTGCCTCTGCGGTCAAAGCCCATGTCGCGGCAGGCGGCGCGGCGGTGATCGCGACCCATATCGATTTGGGTTTTGAGGAAACCGTCTTCGATGTGACGCCGTTCAAAGCCCGCATGGATGTGGTCCGCGACGATTTTGACGAGGCCTTCCTATGA